In Mongoliitalea daihaiensis, one DNA window encodes the following:
- a CDS encoding glycoside hydrolase family 2 TIM barrel-domain containing protein yields the protein MSFFRNAAWLIIILSTWAYLSSCSSKLETVENPTVEIKYIDGRAILYRHSEPYIIKGAAGAEYMEKVAEYGGNSIRTWNINDADYILDKAHELGLTVTLGLEIGRPSWGTDFNYWKFWEVDKKIEELRPIIEKYKDHPALLMWGVGNEVYLFGGGKRIFISYVINKVAKMIKEVDPNHPTMTTLPGGTTKSNFISFRHIMPYVDVLGFNAFDNIDRIYDRVYEKKGWDKAFMLSEWGPSGHWETSKTEWGAPKEQTMQKKVQLMESYWETLNKDDVYFIGSYAFYWGHKFEITHSWFSMFSEEGYESDQIKFLKYAWSGKESENTAPVITHISIDPGAKNDNVYLNASQKYSAKVFATDPDLDSLAYRWELRQEEYDYRVTDMYQHNMKYYFLQDSLATIEFIAPKDEGDYRLYVFVFDNKGNYTTQNIPFYVYKN from the coding sequence ATGTCATTCTTTCGTAATGCTGCATGGCTGATAATCATTTTGTCGACATGGGCTTATCTATCAAGTTGTTCTTCAAAACTGGAGACAGTGGAAAATCCAACTGTGGAAATCAAATACATTGATGGAAGAGCTATTTTATATAGACATAGTGAACCTTACATAATCAAAGGGGCTGCAGGCGCCGAATATATGGAAAAGGTCGCAGAATATGGAGGAAACTCCATTCGAACGTGGAATATAAATGATGCGGATTATATTTTAGACAAGGCTCATGAGTTAGGACTAACCGTCACATTAGGGCTTGAGATAGGGAGACCTTCTTGGGGAACTGATTTTAATTATTGGAAATTTTGGGAGGTAGATAAAAAAATTGAAGAATTGAGACCCATCATTGAAAAATATAAAGATCATCCTGCTTTGCTCATGTGGGGTGTAGGCAATGAAGTTTATCTTTTTGGCGGAGGAAAGCGAATCTTTATATCTTATGTTATCAATAAAGTAGCCAAAATGATCAAAGAAGTTGACCCTAATCACCCAACTATGACGACATTACCCGGAGGGACTACCAAGAGCAATTTTATTTCCTTTCGGCATATCATGCCTTATGTAGATGTTTTGGGTTTTAATGCCTTTGATAATATTGATAGAATCTATGATAGAGTTTATGAAAAAAAAGGCTGGGACAAAGCATTTATGCTATCTGAATGGGGACCATCCGGTCATTGGGAAACAAGCAAAACAGAATGGGGTGCTCCGAAAGAACAAACCATGCAAAAAAAGGTGCAATTGATGGAGAGCTATTGGGAAACACTTAACAAAGACGACGTATATTTTATAGGGAGCTATGCATTCTACTGGGGCCATAAATTTGAAATTACCCATTCATGGTTCAGTATGTTTTCAGAGGAAGGCTATGAATCCGATCAAATAAAATTCTTAAAATATGCTTGGTCGGGAAAAGAATCAGAAAATACCGCTCCAGTCATTACTCATATATCTATAGATCCTGGAGCTAAAAACGATAACGTTTACCTTAATGCCTCTCAAAAATATTCTGCTAAGGTATTTGCAACTGATCCTGACTTAGACTCACTTGCATACAGATGGGAATTACGACAGGAAGAATATGATTACCGTGTAACTGACATGTATCAACACAACATGAAATATTACTTTTTACAGGACAGCTTGGCTACAATCGAATTTATAGCACCAAAGGACGAAGGGGATTACAGGCTATACGTTTTTGTTTTTGACAACAAAGGGAATTACACCACTCAAAATATTCCTTTTTATGTCTATAAAAATTAA
- a CDS encoding lipocalin family protein, producing the protein MKNLSKLLPLLLVLLTIAVSSCNNDDEPEISPIVGTWNYSDYQLNISINGLPLVQFFQTLGATPQEAAAAAAEVLDDTFSAEDFEGTTLEFRADGTYEIRVNGNLDEAGTYELLNGNTLLRLSAAGDSTDFQVRTLSNNQLTIELVEEESDDFLDIGLPVLVRLQLELSFVK; encoded by the coding sequence ATGAAAAACCTATCTAAACTTTTACCTCTTTTATTAGTCCTTCTGACGATTGCTGTTTCTTCTTGTAATAACGATGATGAACCGGAAATTTCTCCTATTGTAGGCACTTGGAATTACAGTGATTATCAGTTGAACATATCCATCAATGGGCTGCCGTTGGTACAGTTTTTTCAAACATTGGGGGCTACTCCTCAAGAAGCGGCAGCAGCAGCAGCTGAAGTTTTAGACGATACGTTTTCTGCTGAGGATTTTGAAGGCACTACTTTGGAATTTCGAGCAGATGGAACTTATGAAATTCGTGTAAATGGGAATCTCGACGAAGCCGGAACCTACGAATTGCTCAATGGAAATACTTTATTGAGGCTATCAGCAGCGGGCGATTCGACAGACTTTCAAGTAAGAACACTTTCCAATAATCAACTTACAATTGAGTTAGTAGAAGAAGAAAGTGATGACTTTTTGGATATTGGATTGCCTGTTTTGGTCCGATTACAGTTGGAATTGAGTTTTGTGAAGTAA
- a CDS encoding BT4734/BF3469 family protein yields the protein MKSILDIEVSCFKDYEETAHPKTVNLLSWLTSTKYKDKVDLIRTLDDKKERDAIKSTLPAITPSAILKNRKKGIPLMEKLVNHSGFIQIDIDKSKNNLGISNWDDLKAELCKLPNIAYFGLSASGRGFWGLIPIPPEPENHKRYFDSLEKIFLGWGIELDGQPKNIASLRGYSYDLEPYFNHQAVQFTKMIQTYPVPQVTPPPLKTSVSDGHFAWLENWILKRISEAVEGERHAKRLEYSRLAGGLIAGGYLPHTMKETIISAYLSQYGGHDAKDVQDREIRTIREGIADGLKAPIHPDLKCLFVPFTDIQDYSDKAFKIWQGDDHFYIPKSTVFEILDFGFYVSENFLMMAESKPPAYQENAWKKFRIDTACVYQVPQKKTLITDSDERKAEFDSIEAELTEAEAEERHLKDEIKRTQSDIKGMESLFVQASTLVKWEWIEPRHTKEPQGKDRLFQLKYRMT from the coding sequence ATGAAATCAATCCTTGATATAGAAGTAAGTTGCTTTAAAGATTATGAAGAAACAGCACACCCCAAGACAGTAAATTTACTGAGTTGGTTAACCTCCACCAAGTACAAAGATAAAGTGGATCTTATCCGGACATTAGACGATAAGAAAGAACGGGATGCAATAAAATCCACACTGCCTGCCATCACTCCAAGTGCAATTTTGAAAAACAGGAAAAAGGGGATACCATTAATGGAAAAATTGGTGAATCATTCAGGATTTATTCAAATTGATATCGACAAGTCTAAAAACAATCTTGGGATATCAAACTGGGATGATTTGAAAGCAGAACTTTGTAAACTGCCAAACATAGCATACTTTGGACTGTCTGCATCAGGACGGGGATTTTGGGGACTTATCCCCATACCACCCGAACCCGAAAACCATAAACGATATTTTGACAGCCTTGAAAAAATCTTTCTCGGATGGGGGATTGAATTGGACGGACAGCCAAAAAACATAGCATCCTTAAGGGGTTATTCATACGATTTAGAGCCTTATTTTAATCATCAGGCCGTTCAATTTACAAAGATGATACAAACGTACCCCGTCCCCCAAGTCACACCTCCACCGCTTAAAACGTCCGTATCTGATGGACACTTTGCATGGTTAGAAAACTGGATCTTAAAAAGGATATCAGAAGCAGTGGAGGGGGAACGGCACGCAAAAAGACTTGAATATTCACGTTTAGCAGGGGGATTGATTGCAGGGGGGTACCTGCCACACACCATGAAGGAAACCATCATCAGTGCATACTTATCACAGTATGGGGGACATGATGCCAAGGACGTCCAAGATAGGGAAATCAGGACGATCAGGGAAGGGATTGCAGACGGATTGAAAGCACCTATCCACCCCGACTTAAAATGTTTGTTTGTCCCATTTACAGACATTCAGGACTATTCAGACAAAGCATTTAAGATATGGCAGGGGGACGATCATTTTTATATCCCCAAGTCCACAGTCTTTGAAATACTGGATTTTGGCTTTTATGTATCTGAAAACTTTCTGATGATGGCAGAATCAAAACCGCCTGCCTATCAGGAAAACGCATGGAAGAAATTCAGGATTGACACTGCTTGTGTTTATCAGGTACCACAAAAAAAAACTTTAATCACTGACAGCGATGAAAGAAAAGCAGAGTTTGACAGCATTGAAGCAGAACTTACAGAAGCAGAAGCAGAAGAACGACACCTTAAAGATGAAATTAAAAGAACTCAATCTGACATCAAGGGGATGGAAAGTTTGTTTGTACAGGCTTCAACGCTTGTTAAGTGGGAATGGATTGAACCCCGACATACTAAAGAACCACAAGGAAAAGATAGATTATTTCAATTAAAATACAGGATGACTTAA
- a CDS encoding AAA family ATPase: protein MELNERKVSLPAMDLNKVAESMNEAIKEPSGTPEPPKPIDNRAKVKDWLNMAKIDPKEEIEDSITCLSLVGDTHDGIISTLGNFSLIIGKAKSKKTFSLSLFLSALVANKTLSGKFKGYLPNEKTKVVFFDTEQSRKHVQSFYHRVCRLLSIEEPVNFETFCLRRHTPQERLEIIDFYINSEPDLGFVAIDGIRDLVTSINDEEEATKIASHLLRWTEERNIHIITVLHQNKGDENARGHLGTELVNKAETVLSVSLDRQDRKISIVEPEFCRDREPDVFAFTVNENGLPELVGDWEKPDIKSKKTMAPNEISEDDHKKNLKKIFNDLGDEVKGSEVLDRIKTLFEIGDTRAKEFRTYYLSQKWIIRNGHLNSPKTVYTLNF from the coding sequence ATGGAATTGAATGAAAGAAAAGTCAGTCTGCCTGCCATGGATCTGAATAAAGTTGCTGAGTCAATGAATGAGGCCATAAAGGAGCCATCAGGAACGCCCGAACCGCCAAAACCGATAGATAACAGAGCTAAAGTAAAAGACTGGCTTAATATGGCTAAAATCGACCCAAAGGAAGAAATAGAAGACTCCATCACTTGTTTGTCATTGGTTGGGGATACGCATGATGGGATAATTTCAACACTGGGAAATTTTTCCTTGATAATCGGGAAAGCTAAGTCTAAGAAGACATTTAGTCTGTCTTTGTTTTTGTCTGCATTAGTGGCAAATAAAACCCTATCAGGGAAATTTAAAGGATACCTGCCTAATGAAAAAACAAAGGTGGTTTTCTTTGATACAGAACAGTCAAGAAAGCACGTACAAAGTTTTTATCACAGAGTTTGCAGGCTATTAAGCATAGAAGAGCCTGTCAATTTTGAAACTTTCTGCTTAAGAAGGCATACACCACAGGAACGTCTTGAAATCATTGATTTTTACATCAATTCAGAACCTGATTTGGGTTTTGTTGCAATTGACGGGATCAGGGATTTGGTCACATCCATCAACGATGAAGAAGAAGCCACAAAGATTGCATCACACCTACTGAGATGGACAGAAGAAAGAAATATTCACATCATCACAGTCCTGCATCAGAATAAAGGGGATGAAAACGCAAGGGGACATTTGGGGACTGAGTTAGTCAATAAGGCAGAAACAGTTTTATCCGTATCACTCGACCGCCAAGACAGAAAAATTTCCATAGTGGAACCTGAATTTTGCAGGGACAGGGAGCCTGATGTTTTCGCTTTTACTGTCAATGAAAATGGACTGCCTGAATTAGTTGGGGACTGGGAAAAACCTGACATCAAAAGCAAAAAGACGATGGCACCAAATGAAATATCAGAAGACGATCACAAAAAAAACCTTAAGAAAATATTTAATGATCTTGGGGATGAAGTCAAGGGAAGCGAAGTATTAGACAGGATCAAGACACTGTTTGAAATCGGGGACACAAGGGCAAAGGAATTCAGGACATACTATCTGTCCCAAAAATGGATAATCAGGAACGGACACCTAAACAGCCCGAAAACAGTCTATACTTTGAATTTCTAA
- a CDS encoding helix-turn-helix transcriptional regulator → MDNLILTTYTPEELTGIIHTAIKEAVKDIRPVNTSTPSEKLLTRKECADKLKISLVTLNDWTKRGLIQSYLIGGRVLYKDSEIEASLYKTQTTKY, encoded by the coding sequence ATGGACAATTTGATTTTAACCACCTACACCCCTGAGGAACTTACAGGGATCATCCACACTGCCATTAAAGAAGCAGTCAAGGACATCAGGCCTGTCAACACCTCCACCCCAAGTGAAAAACTACTGACAAGAAAAGAATGTGCAGACAAGTTGAAAATATCACTTGTCACGCTTAATGATTGGACTAAGCGGGGACTTATTCAGTCTTATCTTATCGGGGGACGTGTCCTGTATAAAGACAGCGAAATAGAAGCATCACTTTACAAAACTCAAACTACAAAGTATTAA
- a CDS encoding site-specific integrase — protein sequence MAKFNYYLKEKSKDGDTPILLFISYHGNRFKYSTSKSIHPKYWNEDTQLSRQVKEFPQAKTLNDRLKFIRSEAERILSELENELGHPPAPDLLKSKLDEVLKDIPVQSPDDENRLPSFMELFERFIRESEDGTRLTSSGKRFDKRSIQKYQTTKKLLMDFSKTYHLDFETINQNFYTKFVAYLNKEKSKTVNGEKVVIKPSFTLNTVGKYIQVLKTFLLYATENGYNTNMFFQSKQFKSHKVAGFSIYLNENEVQKIFELDLSKEPHLERVRDLFVVGCWTGLRFSDFTTIRPENIKDRFFEIKTFKTGEKVVIPIHPMVKAIMAKYEGKYSNSLPPAISNQKMNSYLKEIAQRVDILKTQVEVERIKGGLKTSTKMQKYELVTTHTARRSFATNVYKSGFPAISLMKITGHRTEKSFLLYIKVTPEENAKQLLDHWNKSFLKVS from the coding sequence ATGGCAAAGTTTAACTATTACCTAAAAGAAAAGTCCAAAGACGGGGACACTCCGATTTTATTATTTATCAGTTATCATGGGAACCGCTTTAAATACTCCACATCAAAAAGCATCCATCCCAAGTACTGGAATGAAGACACCCAACTTTCAAGACAAGTCAAGGAATTCCCACAGGCCAAGACATTAAATGACAGATTGAAGTTTATCAGGTCGGAAGCAGAAAGGATTTTATCAGAACTCGAAAATGAATTAGGACATCCACCCGCACCCGATTTGCTAAAATCAAAACTGGATGAAGTCCTTAAAGATATCCCTGTCCAAAGTCCGGACGATGAAAACAGACTGCCATCATTCATGGAACTGTTTGAAAGATTTATCAGGGAATCAGAAGACGGGACACGCCTGACAAGTTCGGGGAAACGATTTGATAAGCGATCAATTCAAAAATATCAGACCACAAAAAAACTACTGATGGACTTTTCCAAGACTTATCACTTGGATTTTGAAACCATCAACCAAAACTTTTATACAAAGTTTGTGGCCTATCTGAATAAAGAAAAATCTAAAACTGTCAATGGGGAAAAAGTAGTCATCAAGCCAAGTTTTACACTCAATACAGTAGGTAAGTATATTCAAGTACTTAAGACGTTTTTACTGTATGCCACCGAAAATGGATATAACACAAATATGTTTTTCCAATCAAAACAGTTTAAGTCTCACAAAGTGGCAGGCTTTTCCATTTATCTGAATGAAAATGAAGTGCAAAAAATCTTTGAACTGGATCTAAGTAAGGAACCACACTTGGAACGTGTCAGGGACTTGTTTGTAGTGGGATGTTGGACAGGTTTAAGATTTTCAGACTTCACCACCATCAGGCCTGAAAATATCAAGGACAGGTTTTTTGAAATCAAGACATTCAAGACAGGGGAAAAAGTAGTCATCCCCATCCATCCGATGGTAAAAGCGATCATGGCAAAATATGAGGGGAAATATTCAAACAGTCTGCCCCCTGCCATATCAAACCAAAAGATGAATTCCTATCTAAAAGAAATAGCACAGCGGGTGGATATCCTGAAAACCCAAGTAGAAGTGGAGCGCATCAAAGGAGGCCTAAAAACCTCCACCAAAATGCAGAAATATGAATTGGTTACAACACACACCGCCCGCCGTTCCTTTGCGACAAACGTTTATAAAAGTGGTTTTCCTGCCATCAGTCTGATGAAAATCACAGGACACCGGACAGAGAAATCTTTTTTACTCTACATTAAAGTCACTCCGGAAGAAAACGCAAAACAGCTACTGGATCACTGGAATAAGTCATTTTTAAAAGTAAGTTGA
- a CDS encoding LytTR family transcriptional regulator DNA-binding domain-containing protein has protein sequence MAQYRRNRHFVRVHRSFCVNINKIISFNEQEITIENLKVPIGRNYKEGFLKNFDLQ, from the coding sequence GTGGCCCAGTATCGCCGGAATAGACATTTTGTAAGAGTGCACAGGTCTTTTTGTGTAAACATCAATAAAATCATAAGTTTCAACGAGCAAGAAATCACAATAGAAAACTTAAAAGTGCCCATAGGCAGAAACTACAAAGAAGGTTTTTTGAAAAATTTTGATTTACAATGA
- a CDS encoding Crp/Fnr family transcriptional regulator — translation MERTLAEEEYKQHLNKARKLLYDYLPLRDEQWEVFKQGFKIRKYHKGDFILNEGETERFLSIVISGCTRHYIMVKGEEKSFDFSFQHEFNCSYSSFIQQEPSRFFIQALDDCVLASIHYDFLQQLYQHYPESNKFGRTAVEQYYIWREQREISLMTDSAQERYLRLMEKYPIYLEQVPLKHLASYLNIKPESLSRIRKKLFEER, via the coding sequence ATGGAGAGAACACTTGCCGAAGAAGAATACAAGCAACACCTTAATAAAGCTCGTAAACTACTTTATGACTATTTGCCCTTAAGGGATGAACAGTGGGAGGTTTTCAAGCAGGGTTTCAAAATCAGAAAATACCACAAAGGGGATTTTATTTTGAATGAAGGAGAAACAGAACGGTTTCTTTCAATTGTAATTTCAGGCTGTACTAGGCATTATATTATGGTCAAAGGAGAAGAAAAATCATTTGACTTTTCATTTCAACACGAATTCAACTGCTCCTATTCTAGCTTTATCCAACAGGAGCCTTCCCGATTTTTCATTCAAGCATTGGATGATTGTGTCTTGGCCTCCATTCATTATGATTTTTTGCAACAGCTTTATCAGCACTATCCTGAAAGCAACAAGTTTGGAAGGACCGCCGTAGAACAGTATTATATATGGAGAGAACAAAGGGAAATCTCACTGATGACAGATTCTGCTCAGGAAAGATATCTCAGGTTGATGGAGAAATATCCCATTTACTTAGAGCAGGTTCCCTTAAAACACCTTGCCTCCTATCTCAATATCAAACCCGAATCACTTAGCCGAATAAGAAAAAAACTTTTTGAGGAGCGCTAG
- a CDS encoding outer membrane beta-barrel protein, translating into MKRIKLTKAVLIIIIINLSQSLMAQNDGLFSKKPYKSQTYFSFGAGVSLLQGVPDNIYQDGHGSVQVGFVKELPFTKRFSFMSGIELERLTYNLDFFPNLDENNETFIQAPDGIKYTRVFQNSLNLSTQARFYFKANNSQETSNAFLQTGLRAGFNLSTTYSFRENDQNQSINLSKVSDPFHLQAELMLGFKGDYFKKLEILNASTFGVTYQFNSLLTAKNMGTIRPVHLTWRFLF; encoded by the coding sequence ATGAAAAGGATTAAATTAACCAAAGCAGTATTGATCATCATAATCATCAATCTAAGCCAGTCTCTCATGGCTCAAAATGATGGACTCTTCTCTAAAAAACCATACAAATCTCAAACTTACTTTAGTTTTGGCGCTGGCGTGAGTTTGCTACAAGGAGTCCCTGACAATATTTATCAGGACGGGCATGGAAGTGTACAGGTAGGTTTTGTGAAAGAATTGCCCTTCACAAAAAGATTTTCTTTTATGTCTGGCATAGAATTGGAAAGATTGACATACAATCTTGACTTTTTCCCCAACTTGGATGAAAACAATGAAACATTTATTCAGGCACCCGATGGGATAAAATACACTCGCGTATTTCAAAATAGCCTCAATCTCTCAACACAAGCAAGATTCTATTTTAAAGCAAACAACAGTCAGGAGACGAGCAACGCTTTCCTTCAGACGGGCCTAAGAGCTGGATTTAACCTGAGCACCACATATTCCTTTAGAGAAAATGATCAAAATCAATCAATCAACCTATCTAAAGTGAGCGATCCCTTCCATCTTCAAGCAGAATTAATGCTCGGTTTTAAAGGGGATTATTTCAAAAAACTAGAAATATTGAATGCCTCAACGTTCGGAGTCACTTACCAATTCAATTCGCTTTTGACAGCCAAAAATATGGGTACTATCCGACCTGTGCACTTGACATGGAGATTTTTATTCTAA
- the era gene encoding GTPase Era gives MTEHTHKAGFVNIVGKPNVGKSTLMNVLVGERLSIISSKAQTTRHRIMGIMNDDNYQIVFSDTPGMLKPKYELHKNMMSFVNMSLEDADVILFVTDLFETDEEIEDVIEKINHSGVPVLLVINKIDLSKENQLEEVTAYWTQRIKAETVIPISATESFNTERILQEILDRIPVHAPFYDKDELTDKPERFFASEIVREKIFLNYKKEIPYSTEVAIEDFYEEENIIRVRAVIYIERNSQKGIIIGEGGKALKRVGTQAREEMEKFFGKKIFLETFVKVAENWRKDKNKLRRFGYDQ, from the coding sequence ATGACCGAACACACACACAAAGCAGGATTTGTAAACATCGTGGGCAAACCCAATGTTGGCAAATCTACGCTCATGAACGTGCTGGTAGGTGAAAGACTTTCGATCATCTCTTCCAAGGCCCAGACCACCCGTCACCGGATCATGGGCATCATGAATGACGACAATTATCAAATTGTATTTTCCGATACACCGGGCATGCTTAAACCCAAATATGAGCTGCATAAAAATATGATGAGTTTTGTCAACATGTCTTTGGAAGATGCAGATGTGATTCTTTTCGTAACCGATCTATTCGAAACAGACGAAGAAATAGAAGACGTAATTGAAAAGATCAACCATTCAGGTGTCCCTGTACTCCTGGTAATCAATAAAATTGATTTGTCTAAAGAAAATCAATTGGAGGAAGTTACCGCTTATTGGACACAACGAATCAAAGCTGAAACAGTCATCCCTATTTCTGCTACCGAAAGTTTCAATACCGAACGTATCCTTCAAGAGATTTTGGACAGAATTCCTGTCCACGCACCCTTTTATGATAAAGATGAATTAACGGATAAACCGGAGCGCTTTTTTGCCTCTGAAATTGTCCGGGAAAAAATTTTCCTCAACTACAAAAAGGAAATTCCCTATTCTACAGAAGTTGCTATTGAGGATTTTTACGAAGAGGAAAACATCATTCGAGTCAGAGCCGTCATATATATCGAACGAAATAGTCAAAAGGGAATCATCATCGGGGAAGGCGGCAAAGCACTCAAAAGGGTTGGAACACAAGCACGCGAGGAAATGGAAAAATTCTTTGGCAAAAAGATATTTCTAGAAACCTTCGTCAAAGTGGCCGAAAACTGGAGGAAAGACAAAAATAAATTACGAAGATTTGGTTACGACCAATAA
- the der gene encoding ribosome biogenesis GTPase Der: MANIVAIVGRPNVGKSTFFNRLVEERKAIEDNVSGVTRDRHYGHAQWGGKFFSVIDTGGYVTGSDDVFEAEIRKQVKLALEEANVILFIVDCHDGLTDLDKEFANVLRTSKKPIYIVANKADSPEKSLMAAEFYSLGLSDHEIFPIAAVSGSGTGDLLDEVITHFQDEGDENPDEGIPKIAILGRPNVGKSSFLNALLGKERSIVTDEAGTTRDAIHTRYKLYGKDFIITDTAGIRKKAKVKEDIEFYSVMRSLRTLEDSDVIIVMIDASRGLEAQDINLISLGIKNNKGVMIMVNKWDLIEKDHKTMEKIKKDMMEKLGENRWIPIIFTSVEEKQRIFQAIELAVKVFDNKTRRITTSKLNDLLLPEIEKYPPPALKGKYIKIKYITQLPTKNPVFAFFCNLPQYIKDPYTRFLENRLRENFDFEGVPIKITYKKK; encoded by the coding sequence ATGGCTAATATAGTAGCAATCGTCGGTAGACCCAATGTGGGAAAATCTACCTTTTTCAATAGATTAGTAGAAGAGCGTAAAGCAATCGAAGACAATGTCAGCGGCGTAACCCGTGACAGACATTACGGACACGCACAATGGGGAGGAAAGTTCTTCTCAGTAATCGATACAGGTGGATATGTGACAGGATCAGATGACGTATTCGAGGCAGAGATCAGAAAACAAGTAAAATTGGCTCTCGAGGAGGCAAATGTAATTTTATTCATTGTAGACTGCCACGATGGATTGACTGACTTGGACAAAGAGTTTGCAAATGTTTTAAGAACAAGCAAAAAGCCAATTTATATCGTTGCCAACAAAGCAGATAGTCCGGAAAAATCTTTGATGGCCGCAGAATTTTATTCACTTGGACTAAGTGATCACGAAATTTTCCCAATTGCTGCTGTAAGCGGGAGCGGAACAGGTGACCTATTAGACGAGGTAATTACTCACTTTCAGGATGAGGGAGATGAAAACCCAGATGAGGGTATCCCAAAAATTGCCATTTTGGGAAGACCAAATGTAGGCAAGTCCTCTTTCTTAAATGCGCTACTAGGTAAGGAAAGATCCATTGTAACCGATGAGGCAGGAACGACACGTGATGCCATCCATACGAGATACAAATTGTATGGTAAGGACTTTATCATTACAGATACTGCCGGTATTCGCAAGAAAGCCAAAGTAAAAGAAGATATAGAATTTTACTCCGTCATGCGCTCCCTTCGCACCTTGGAAGATTCTGACGTCATCATTGTAATGATAGACGCTTCCAGAGGATTGGAAGCGCAAGACATCAATCTCATCAGCCTAGGTATCAAAAATAATAAGGGTGTGATGATCATGGTCAATAAATGGGATTTAATCGAAAAAGACCACAAGACCATGGAAAAAATCAAAAAAGACATGATGGAAAAATTAGGTGAAAACCGATGGATTCCTATCATTTTTACTTCCGTAGAAGAAAAACAACGAATCTTCCAAGCAATTGAATTAGCAGTAAAGGTCTTCGATAATAAAACCCGAAGAATTACCACATCCAAACTAAACGATTTATTGCTTCCGGAAATTGAAAAGTATCCTCCACCAGCCTTGAAAGGGAAGTATATCAAAATAAAATATATTACTCAACTCCCAACCAAAAACCCTGTTTTTGCGTTCTTTTGCAATCTTCCACAGTACATTAAAGACCCTTACACCCGGTTTTTGGAGAATAGGCTACGTGAAAACTTTGATTTTGAGGGAGTTCCTATCAAAATCACTTACAAGAAAAAGTAA
- a CDS encoding SprT-like domain-containing protein — MNIDERFLKAFNKYLPTEAVPYCYELWKEKPFTFQITKERSTKLGDFRYHQNRRIQTITINHNLNPFQFLITFLHEVAHLHTYEAYGVKVKPHGIEWKIKFQDLMLPMCTEKVFPKDILIPLGKYMQNPKASTGTDHRLIKALRAYDSNRDNTLIFLMDLDTGSEFILRERKFIKKETKRTRILCEEVPSGNRYLISGRAEVFPVE, encoded by the coding sequence ATGAACATCGATGAGCGATTTTTAAAAGCCTTCAACAAATACCTTCCAACAGAAGCGGTACCCTATTGCTATGAGCTTTGGAAGGAAAAACCTTTTACCTTTCAAATCACCAAAGAGCGATCAACTAAGTTAGGAGACTTTCGCTATCATCAGAATCGCAGGATTCAGACAATTACCATTAATCATAACCTCAATCCTTTCCAATTTTTGATCACCTTTCTCCATGAGGTAGCCCATTTACACACCTATGAAGCGTATGGAGTGAAGGTAAAACCTCATGGAATTGAATGGAAGATAAAATTTCAAGACTTAATGCTCCCCATGTGCACCGAAAAGGTCTTTCCAAAAGATATCTTAATTCCATTGGGAAAATACATGCAAAACCCTAAAGCAAGTACAGGGACGGATCATCGATTAATCAAAGCATTGAGGGCTTATGATTCAAACAGAGACAATACCCTGATCTTTTTGATGGACCTTGATACGGGTTCAGAGTTTATCTTAAGGGAGCGTAAGTTTATAAAAAAAGAAACAAAGCGAACACGCATACTTTGTGAAGAAGTTCCTAGTGGCAATCGCTACTTGATTTCCGGAAGAGCAGAGGTTTTCCCTGTTGAATAA